A single region of the Chryseobacterium sp. 6424 genome encodes:
- a CDS encoding PAS domain-containing sensor histidine kinase, with product MEASFPSSSFLLNQHLYGSILHKAPFGYSLMNAAYVIEHTNETWLEIVGKRQEEVVGKSIFDVFPEAVEQLSTIFSEDNPRETSSAEHRLKIKRSGDAGAVYFNLVYQSIYDEVGNFQYYSIVIIDITHLVKIKNKVKEEAERLRLATESSCTGTWDLNLKTHALVYSPSLAKIFGYNEQEVVTHTQLRSHLMEEDRINVVDKAFEAAIKTGIYRCEAQITDRFGNQKWIFTNGKIFYDEEGLPDRMLGIMQDVTERKQSEIRQLQSHHELNTAIEATKLGLFEMNPETFEKSNFSPRFLEILGYDPKTETVDTHVLERHIHPDFVHIRTQALQKARETGDLHYQTKVILRNGSIKWIELYGRLLSSQKGSHAYISGTIRDITDLKDYEEKISESERKYRFLADVMPQIVWIREADGQMTYVNKSTLIFTGRPYENITKTDAWAEIIHPEDKDESQRLWEKSITELKPFFCEHRFRNAAGDYRWFMSRAYPEVDENGVVTKWVGTSTDIDEMKRQERQKNDFIKMANHELKTPVTTIKGYVQLLKKMRGNSEDQFLVNSLGTIENQVNKLNALIGDLLDISRMESGNLPLNTSEISIVKLVTETIEDIKASEQSHDIIFSLRHAGDIEVTADKDRLTQVLNNLLTNAIKYSPQANKVHVALYVEDGQAIVSVEDFGIGMDKEELGKIFHRFYRVSGDDEKTFPGFGIGLYIVKDILKRHGGKIWVESEKNSGSKFFFSLPVSQKI from the coding sequence ATGGAAGCCAGTTTTCCTTCCTCATCATTTCTCTTGAATCAGCATCTTTACGGCAGCATTCTCCACAAAGCACCGTTTGGTTACTCTTTAATGAATGCCGCTTATGTGATTGAGCATACCAATGAAACCTGGCTGGAGATTGTCGGCAAACGTCAGGAAGAAGTAGTGGGTAAATCAATTTTCGATGTATTCCCGGAAGCTGTAGAGCAGCTTAGCACGATTTTCTCCGAGGATAACCCGCGCGAGACATCTTCTGCGGAACACCGCCTGAAGATCAAAAGAAGTGGCGATGCCGGCGCTGTGTATTTCAATCTCGTATATCAGTCAATTTATGATGAGGTTGGGAATTTTCAGTATTATTCCATCGTTATAATTGATATCACACACCTGGTAAAAATTAAGAACAAGGTGAAAGAGGAAGCAGAGCGCTTGCGGTTGGCCACAGAAAGCTCCTGCACCGGGACTTGGGACCTGAACCTGAAGACGCATGCACTCGTATATTCACCCTCACTGGCAAAGATTTTTGGGTATAATGAGCAGGAAGTGGTTACCCATACACAACTGCGCTCACATCTTATGGAAGAAGACCGCATTAATGTGGTAGACAAAGCCTTTGAAGCCGCCATAAAAACCGGTATCTACCGTTGCGAAGCACAAATAACCGACCGTTTCGGCAACCAAAAATGGATTTTCACCAACGGAAAGATTTTTTACGACGAAGAAGGACTGCCGGACCGAATGCTCGGGATCATGCAGGATGTTACCGAACGTAAACAAAGTGAGATCCGGCAGTTACAAAGTCACCACGAACTAAATACAGCTATTGAAGCTACGAAACTTGGGCTGTTTGAGATGAATCCTGAAACCTTCGAAAAATCAAACTTTTCCCCACGGTTCCTAGAGATTTTAGGCTATGATCCCAAGACAGAAACTGTGGATACGCATGTTCTAGAGCGGCATATTCACCCAGACTTTGTTCATATCCGCACGCAGGCACTTCAGAAAGCCCGCGAAACCGGCGATCTGCACTATCAGACCAAAGTAATCCTTCGCAATGGCAGCATAAAATGGATCGAGCTTTACGGTCGGTTACTTTCTTCTCAAAAAGGCAGCCATGCTTATATTTCCGGCACCATCCGCGATATTACCGACCTTAAGGATTATGAGGAAAAAATAAGCGAAAGTGAAAGGAAATACCGCTTTTTAGCTGATGTAATGCCACAAATAGTGTGGATTCGTGAAGCAGATGGGCAAATGACTTATGTAAACAAATCTACCTTAATCTTTACAGGGCGCCCTTATGAAAACATTACTAAAACCGATGCCTGGGCTGAAATCATACACCCCGAGGATAAAGATGAAAGTCAACGCCTCTGGGAAAAAAGCATTACCGAACTGAAACCGTTTTTTTGTGAACACCGTTTCCGCAATGCCGCCGGTGACTACCGTTGGTTCATGAGCCGCGCCTATCCAGAAGTGGATGAAAACGGCGTCGTGACAAAATGGGTAGGCACCAGCACCGATATTGATGAAATGAAGCGCCAGGAAAGACAGAAAAACGATTTCATCAAAATGGCTAACCATGAACTGAAAACACCAGTAACCACCATAAAAGGTTATGTGCAGTTGCTTAAAAAGATGCGTGGCAATTCTGAAGATCAGTTTCTGGTAAACTCTTTAGGCACTATCGAAAATCAGGTAAATAAATTAAACGCGCTTATTGGCGACCTGTTGGATATTTCGCGGATGGAATCCGGAAACCTGCCACTGAATACCTCGGAAATCTCCATCGTAAAGCTGGTTACAGAAACCATTGAAGATATTAAAGCGTCCGAGCAGAGCCACGACATCATTTTCAGCCTGAGACATGCCGGTGACATCGAAGTGACTGCCGATAAAGACCGTCTTACGCAGGTGCTTAACAATCTGCTTACCAACGCGATAAAGTATTCGCCACAAGCCAATAAAGTGCATGTTGCCCTTTACGTAGAAGATGGGCAGGCCATTGTTTCCGTAGAAGATTTCGGTATCGGGATGGATAAGGAAGAGTTGGGCAAAATATTCCATCGGTTTTACCGTGTATCCGGCGATGATGAGAAAACATTCCCCGGCTTTGGCATCGGTTTATACATCGTGAAGGATATCCTGAAAAGACATGGCGGTAAAATTTGGGTAGAGAGTGAAAAAAACAGCGGAAGCAAATTCTTTTTCTCGCTTCCTGTATCGCAGAAAATATAA
- the nth gene encoding endonuclease III — protein sequence MTKKQRAQIVMTELEKLYPEVPVPLDHTDAFTLLVAVALSAQTTDKKVNEITPKLFEVAGDPFKMAALEEDEIKFLIKEIGLSNTKAKNLKKMAEMLIEKHQGIVPQTFEELEALPGVGHKTASVVMSQAFGVPAFPVDTHIHRLMKQWKLTEGKNVVETERDAKKIFPEVAWNRLHLQIIFYGREYSPARGNREKDFITKMLFPNQSV from the coding sequence ATGACAAAAAAGCAAAGAGCCCAAATCGTGATGACTGAACTTGAGAAACTCTATCCGGAAGTCCCGGTTCCGCTTGATCATACAGATGCGTTCACATTGCTGGTGGCGGTGGCGCTTTCCGCGCAAACCACCGATAAAAAAGTGAATGAGATCACACCAAAACTTTTTGAAGTGGCGGGCGACCCTTTTAAAATGGCGGCTTTGGAAGAGGATGAAATTAAATTTTTAATCAAAGAAATCGGACTCAGCAATACGAAGGCGAAAAATTTAAAGAAAATGGCGGAGATGCTTATCGAAAAGCACCAGGGCATTGTACCGCAAACTTTTGAAGAACTGGAAGCGCTGCCCGGTGTAGGCCATAAAACGGCGTCGGTGGTGATGAGCCAGGCGTTTGGCGTGCCCGCATTTCCGGTAGATACGCATATCCACAGGCTGATGAAACAGTGGAAACTTACGGAAGGGAAAAACGTGGTGGAAACCGAGCGCGACGCAAAAAAGATTTTTCCGGAAGTTGCCTGGAACCGCCTTCATCTTCAGATCATCTTCTATGGCCGCGAATATTCGCCTGCGCGCGGCAACCGGGAAAAAGATTTCATTACGAAAATGCTGTTCCCGAATCAAAGTGTATAG
- a CDS encoding PleD family two-component system response regulator produces MYILVVDDNKDICQLIENILLSEGYPVKSCRNPLEVSKIISQEKPDLIITDMLMSGFDGRTLTKQVRNSPETQDIKIMMMSAHPDAVAISEQIGVDDFLTKPFEIDDLVDKVASLLK; encoded by the coding sequence ATGTATATACTGGTAGTTGATGACAACAAAGATATCTGCCAACTTATTGAGAACATTCTGCTATCAGAAGGTTATCCGGTGAAGTCATGCCGCAATCCGCTGGAGGTAAGCAAAATCATTAGTCAAGAGAAACCAGATCTAATTATTACCGATATGCTGATGTCGGGCTTTGATGGCCGAACGTTGACAAAACAGGTAAGAAACTCCCCGGAAACCCAGGATATCAAGATAATGATGATGTCGGCTCATCCCGATGCCGTCGCTATAAGCGAGCAGATTGGCGTGGATGATTTTCTGACCAAACCATTTGAAATTGATGATTTGGTAGATAAAGTGGCCAGTTTACTTAAATAG
- a CDS encoding aminotransferase class V-fold PLP-dependent enzyme, giving the protein MFDIQHIRNQFPILDQSVNGKPLVYLDNAATSQKPLAVLNAWQKYYTEINANVHRGIHTLSQLATEEMELSRRKIQKFINAEHDFEVIFTRGTTEGINLLAYSLTAWLKKDDEIIISYLEHHSNIVPWQMLCERTGAKLKVIPIDSDGILQIDFVEKNLSEKTRLISVNHVSNALGVVNPVEEIIALARKNSDALIVIDGAQAAPHFKIDVQQLDCDFYVFSGHKMYAPMGTGILYGKEKILRELPPFHGGGEMIATCSFDKTTYADLPFKFEAGTPNVGGNIALGAAADFIESIGHQHLQNHENALLEYAQQKLLELDGLRIYGEKATRTGVVSFNLEGIGIASDVGMILNKIGIAVRTGHHCTQPIMAFFEIAGTVRASFAVYNTFEEIDILVEGVRKAQRMLS; this is encoded by the coding sequence ATGTTCGACATTCAACATATACGAAACCAGTTCCCGATATTAGATCAAAGCGTTAACGGAAAGCCACTGGTTTACCTTGATAATGCCGCCACTTCGCAGAAACCATTAGCTGTTTTAAATGCGTGGCAAAAATATTACACAGAAATTAACGCCAACGTGCATCGCGGTATTCATACGTTAAGTCAGTTAGCGACCGAAGAAATGGAACTTTCGAGACGCAAGATCCAGAAATTCATCAACGCTGAGCACGACTTTGAGGTCATTTTCACCAGGGGAACTACGGAAGGCATCAATCTGCTCGCCTATTCGCTGACGGCCTGGCTGAAAAAAGACGATGAAATCATTATCTCTTACCTCGAGCACCACTCGAATATCGTGCCGTGGCAGATGCTTTGCGAACGTACCGGCGCAAAACTGAAGGTAATCCCGATCGACAGCGATGGTATCTTGCAAATTGATTTTGTTGAAAAAAACCTCAGCGAAAAAACACGTCTGATTTCGGTGAACCATGTATCGAACGCACTTGGCGTAGTGAATCCGGTAGAAGAAATCATTGCACTCGCACGGAAAAATTCGGATGCGCTTATCGTTATTGATGGTGCGCAGGCGGCCCCGCACTTTAAGATTGATGTCCAGCAACTCGACTGTGATTTTTATGTGTTTTCCGGGCATAAAATGTACGCGCCGATGGGAACGGGCATCCTTTATGGCAAAGAAAAAATCCTGCGGGAACTTCCGCCGTTTCATGGTGGCGGCGAGATGATTGCGACCTGTTCTTTTGATAAAACCACTTACGCAGATCTTCCGTTCAAGTTCGAAGCCGGCACACCGAATGTAGGCGGAAACATCGCGCTTGGTGCAGCGGCAGATTTCATTGAAAGCATCGGTCACCAGCATTTGCAGAATCATGAAAATGCTTTGCTGGAATACGCGCAGCAGAAACTTCTGGAGCTGGACGGTCTTAGAATTTATGGTGAAAAAGCGACCAGAACTGGCGTCGTTTCATTTAATCTGGAAGGAATCGGGATCGCGTCAGATGTCGGTATGATTCTCAACAAAATCGGAATCGCTGTAAGAACCGGACACCACTGCACGCAGCCGATCATGGCATTCTTCGAAATTGCCGGCACCGTGCGCGCGAGTTTTGCGGTGTATAATACGTTTGAGGAAATCGATATTCTTGTTGAAGGTGTGAGGAAAGCGCAGCGGATGTTAAGCTAA
- the bcp gene encoding thioredoxin-dependent thiol peroxidase: MLKVGDKLPEFEGVNQDGETINSKNFIGKKLIVFFYPKANTPGCTAQSCDLNNHFSTLKKEGYQLLGVSADPVKAQKKFHEKFGFQYPLLADETKEVIENFGVWQLKKFMGREFMGIVRTTFIFDENGVCTRVIEKVKTKEAAKQILEEQ; encoded by the coding sequence ATGCTAAAGGTTGGCGACAAACTCCCCGAATTTGAAGGTGTAAATCAGGACGGCGAGACAATTAATTCTAAAAATTTTATAGGTAAAAAACTCATCGTTTTCTTTTATCCAAAAGCAAATACGCCCGGCTGTACCGCACAATCCTGCGATTTAAATAATCATTTTTCCACACTTAAAAAAGAAGGTTACCAGTTACTTGGTGTTTCTGCCGATCCGGTAAAAGCACAGAAGAAATTTCATGAAAAATTCGGGTTCCAATATCCATTGCTCGCCGATGAAACCAAAGAGGTCATCGAAAATTTCGGTGTTTGGCAACTCAAAAAATTCATGGGTCGCGAATTCATGGGCATCGTTCGCACGACTTTTATTTTCGACGAAAATGGCGTCTGCACGCGTGTAATCGAAAAAGTAAAGACCAAAGAAGCCGCGAAGCAGATTCTGGAAGAGCAGTAA